The genomic stretch GACGTCGATCCCGCGATCATCGGCGGTGTCAGCGTCCGGGTCGGTTCCGATCTCTACGACGGCACGATCCTGCGCCGGCTCAACTCCGCCAAGCAGGCATTCGCGAAGTAGTTTCTTACCCTCGGTTCAGGAGTACTCGAACTGAGCAGGCCCCTCGGTGGCGGGAACGTCCCGAGCTAGACAGAGAAGGCAGAGGATGGCCGAGCTGACCATCTCCTCGGACGAGATCCGGGGGGCGCTAGAGCGCTACGTCTCGTCCGCTACCAATGAGGTCACCCGCGAAGAGGTCGGCATCGTCTCCGATGCGGGCGACGGCATCGCGCACGTCGAGGGCCTGCCCTCGGTGATGGCGAACGAACTGCTCGAGTTCGAGGACGGCACGCTGGGTGTCGCCCAGAACCTCGACGTCCGCGAGATCGGCGTCGTGGTCCTGGGTGACTTCGCCGGCATCGAGGAGGGCCAGCAGGTCAAGCGGACCGGCCGCGTCCTCTCGGTTCCGGTCGGCGACGCCTTCCTCGGCCGTGTGGTCGACCCGCTGGGCCGGCCGATCGACGACCGCGGCGACATCGTCAGCGAGGGCGACCGCGAGCTCGAGCTCCAGGCGCCCAACGTGATGGCCCGCCAGCCGGTGAAGCAGCCGCTGCAGACCGGCATCAAGGCGATCGACGCCATGACGCCGATCGGCCGCGGCCAGCGCCAGCTGATCATCGGCGACCGCAAGACCGGCAAGACCACGGTCGCGATCGACACGATCATCAACCAGCGCGCCAACTGGGAGTCCGGCGACCCCGAGAAGCAGGTTCGCTGCATCTACGTCGCGATCGGGCAGAAGGCGACCACCATCGCCTCGATCCGCGGGACGCTCGAGGAGCAGGGCGCGCTCGAGTACACGACGATCGTCGCCGCCCCGGCCTCCGACCCGGCCGGCTTCAAGTACATCGCCCCGTACACCGGCTCGGCCATCGGCCAGCACTGGATGTACGCCGGCAAGCACGTCCTGATCGTCTTCGACGACCTGACCAAGCAGGCCGAGGCGTACCGCGCCGTGTCGCTGCTGCTGCGCCGCCCGCCGGGCCGCGAGGCGTACCCGGGCGACGTCTTCTACCTGCACTCCCGGCTGCTCGAGCGCTGCGCCAAGCTCTCCGACGAGCTCGGCGGCGGCTCGATGACCGGTCTGCCGATCATCGAGACCAAGGCCAACGACATCTCGGCCTACATCCCGACGAACGTCATCTCGATCACCGACGGCCAGATCTTCCTGGAGACCGACCTGTTCGCCTCGGGTGTCCGCCCGGCGATCAACGTCGGCACCTCGGTGTCCCGGGTCGGCGGTTCGGCGCAGGTCAAGGCCATGCGCTCGGTCTCCGGCCGCCTGCGCCTCGACCTGGCCCAGTTCCGCGAGCTGGAGGCGTTCTCGGCCTTCGCCTCCGACCTGGACAAGGCGTCGCGGGCCCAGCTCGAGAAGGGCGTACGCCTGGTCGAGCTGCTCAAGCAGCCGCAGTACTCGCCGTACTCGGTGGTCGACGAGGTCATCACGATCTGGGCCGGCACCACCGGTCAGCTCGATGACATCGACGTCGCCGACGTGCGCCGCTTCGAGCAGGACTTCCTCGGCTGGGTCAAGCGGCACCGCAGCGACACCTACACCGCGATCGAGTCGACCGGCCTGCTGTCCGACGACGACATCGAGAACCTGAAGAGCGGCGTGACCGAGTTCAAGGAGCTCTTCAAGCGCGGCGAGACGGGTGCGGCGGTCAACGAGGACCCGGCTGAGCCGCTCGAAGAGGGCCGCCAGACGCGCGAGACGGTGACCCGCGAGGTTTCCCGTCCGGGCGAAGGCCAGTAGTCATGGCCGGTCAGGTACAGGCTCTTCGGCGGCGCATCCGCACCGTCAAGTCGACCAAGAAGATCGCGAAGGCGCAGGAGCTGGTCGCCACCAGCCGTATCGCCAAGGCTCAGGAGCGGGTTCAGGCTTCCAAGCCGTACGCGGAGGCGATCACCCAGGTCCTGACCGCCCTGGCGTCCAACGCGACGATCGACAACCCCCTGCTGGTCGGGCGCGAGCGCGTCCGGCGGGCGGGTGTCCTGCTCATCACCAGCGACCGCGGCCTGGCCGGCGCCTACAACGCGAACGCCATCCGCACCGCCGAGCAGCTGATCGAGCGGCTCAAGGCGGACGGCAAGGCTCCGGTGCTCTACGTCGTCGGCCGCAAGGGCGTCGGCTACTACCGGTTCCGTAACCGGCCGATCGAGACCAGCTGGACGGGCTTCTCCGAGCGACCGTCGTTCTCCGACGCCAAGGCGATCGGTGACGCCCTGCTGGACGCTTTCGTGGCCGGCGCGGACGACACCGACACGACCTACGGTCCCGACGGGATCCAGGGCGTCGACGAGCTGCACATCGTCAGCACGCAGTTCAAGTCGCTGATGACGCAGAGCGCCGAGGCGCACTTCCTGGCCCCGATGCAGGTCGAGGAGCGCGAGGTCGAGCCCGGGCTGCGCCCGGCCTACGAGTTCGAGCCGGACGCCGACGAGCTGCTCGACGCGCTGCTGCCGAAGTACCTCAACACGCGGATCTACGCGGCGTTGCTGGACTCGGCGGCGAGCGAGTCGGCTTCCCGGCGCCGGGCGATGAAGAGCGCGTCGGACAACGCGGACGACCTGCTCAAGCGGTACACGCGCGAGATGAACTCCGCGCGGCAGGCTGCGATCACCCAGGAAATCAGTGAGATCGTCGGCGGCGTTGAGGCGCTGTCCTCGGCAGGAAGTGATATGTGATGACTGCTGTAGCTGAGCCCACCAAGGCGGAGACCGGTGTCGGCCGCGTCGTCCGGGTCATCGGCCCGGTCGTCGACGCCGAGTTCCCCCGTGACTCCATGCCGGAGATCTTCAACGCGCTGCACGTCTCGGTGACCCTGTCCGAGGGCACCAAGACGCTGACGCTCGAGGTCGCCCAGCACCTGGGTGACAACATCGTCCGCGCCATCTCGATGCAGCCGACCGACGGCCTGGTCCGCGGCGCCGAGGTCACCGACACCGGCGCGCCGATCTCGGTGCCTGTCGGCGACGTGACCAAGGGCCACGTGTTCAACGCCCTCGGCGAGGTGCTCAACGCCGACCCGTCCACCCTGGACGTCCAGGAGCGCTGGTCGATCCACCGCAAGCCGCCGGCGTTCGCCGACCTCGAGCCCAAGACCGAGATGCTGGAGACCGGCATCAAGGTGCTCGACCTCCTCGCCCCGTACGTGCGTGGTGGCAAGATCGGCCTGTTCGGCGGCGCGGGCGTGGGCAAGACGGTGCTCATCCAGGAGATGATCATCCGGGTCGCCCGTAACTTCGGCGGCACCTCGGTGTTCGCCGGCGTCGGCGAGCGCACCCGTGAGGGCAACGACCTCATCCTGGAGATGGAGGAGGGTGGCGTTCTCGACAAGACCGCCCTCGTCTTCGGCCAGATGGACGAGCCGCCGGGCACCCGCCTGCGCGTCGCCCTGTCCGCGCTGACCATGGCCGAGTACTTCCGGGACGTCCAGAACCAGGAGGTGCTGCTCTTCATCGACAACATCTTCCGGTTCACCCAGGCCGGTTCCGAGGTCTCCACCCTGCTCGGCCGCATGCCGTCGGCCGTGGGTTACCAGCCCACGCTGGCCGACGAGATGGGCGAGCTGCAGGAGCGCATCACCTCGGTCCGGGGCAAGGCCATCACCTCGCTCCAGGCGATCTACGTGCCCGCCGACGACTACACCGACCCGGCGCCGGCCACCACGTTCGCTCACCTGGACGCGACGACCAACCTCGAGCGGTCGATCTCCGACAAGGGCATCTACCCCGCCGTGGACCCGCTGGCCTCCAGCTCGCGGATCCTGGCGCCCGAGTTCGTCGGCGCCGAGCACTACGCGGTCGCCCGTGAGGTGCAGCGCATCCTGCAGAAGTACAAGGACCTGCAGGACATCATCGCCATCCTCGGTATGGACGAGCTCTCGGAAGAGGACAAGGTCACGGTGCAGCGGGCTCGCCGCATCGAGCGCTTCCTCTCCCAGAACACGTACGCCGCCGAGCAGTTCACCGGCGTTCCCGGCTCGACGGTTCCGCTCAAGGAGACCATCGAGGCGTTCAAGAAGATCAGCGAGGGCGAGTACGACAACTTCCCCGAGCAGGCCTTCTTCATGTGCGGTGGCCTCGAGGACCTCGAGAAGAACGCGCACGAGCTGATGAAGGGCTGACTTTTCGCCGGCTCGCGCCTTGCGAGGACTCAGAGTGAACGGAGCCGCGCCGACCGTAGAGGTGGGCGCGGCTTCGTCATGTCCGACAGAAGTTGTGTCCGTTTTGTGCTGTTCTGCTGCGATCCGAGCGAACGGGGTCTGGTTACTCTTGTCGGCGTCCGATCGGAACCTGGGGGAGTAAGTGGCGA from Paractinoplanes brasiliensis encodes the following:
- the atpA gene encoding F0F1 ATP synthase subunit alpha, giving the protein MAELTISSDEIRGALERYVSSATNEVTREEVGIVSDAGDGIAHVEGLPSVMANELLEFEDGTLGVAQNLDVREIGVVVLGDFAGIEEGQQVKRTGRVLSVPVGDAFLGRVVDPLGRPIDDRGDIVSEGDRELELQAPNVMARQPVKQPLQTGIKAIDAMTPIGRGQRQLIIGDRKTGKTTVAIDTIINQRANWESGDPEKQVRCIYVAIGQKATTIASIRGTLEEQGALEYTTIVAAPASDPAGFKYIAPYTGSAIGQHWMYAGKHVLIVFDDLTKQAEAYRAVSLLLRRPPGREAYPGDVFYLHSRLLERCAKLSDELGGGSMTGLPIIETKANDISAYIPTNVISITDGQIFLETDLFASGVRPAINVGTSVSRVGGSAQVKAMRSVSGRLRLDLAQFRELEAFSAFASDLDKASRAQLEKGVRLVELLKQPQYSPYSVVDEVITIWAGTTGQLDDIDVADVRRFEQDFLGWVKRHRSDTYTAIESTGLLSDDDIENLKSGVTEFKELFKRGETGAAVNEDPAEPLEEGRQTRETVTREVSRPGEGQ
- the atpD gene encoding F0F1 ATP synthase subunit beta; this translates as MTAVAEPTKAETGVGRVVRVIGPVVDAEFPRDSMPEIFNALHVSVTLSEGTKTLTLEVAQHLGDNIVRAISMQPTDGLVRGAEVTDTGAPISVPVGDVTKGHVFNALGEVLNADPSTLDVQERWSIHRKPPAFADLEPKTEMLETGIKVLDLLAPYVRGGKIGLFGGAGVGKTVLIQEMIIRVARNFGGTSVFAGVGERTREGNDLILEMEEGGVLDKTALVFGQMDEPPGTRLRVALSALTMAEYFRDVQNQEVLLFIDNIFRFTQAGSEVSTLLGRMPSAVGYQPTLADEMGELQERITSVRGKAITSLQAIYVPADDYTDPAPATTFAHLDATTNLERSISDKGIYPAVDPLASSSRILAPEFVGAEHYAVAREVQRILQKYKDLQDIIAILGMDELSEEDKVTVQRARRIERFLSQNTYAAEQFTGVPGSTVPLKETIEAFKKISEGEYDNFPEQAFFMCGGLEDLEKNAHELMKG
- a CDS encoding F0F1 ATP synthase subunit gamma; this translates as MAGQVQALRRRIRTVKSTKKIAKAQELVATSRIAKAQERVQASKPYAEAITQVLTALASNATIDNPLLVGRERVRRAGVLLITSDRGLAGAYNANAIRTAEQLIERLKADGKAPVLYVVGRKGVGYYRFRNRPIETSWTGFSERPSFSDAKAIGDALLDAFVAGADDTDTTYGPDGIQGVDELHIVSTQFKSLMTQSAEAHFLAPMQVEEREVEPGLRPAYEFEPDADELLDALLPKYLNTRIYAALLDSAASESASRRRAMKSASDNADDLLKRYTREMNSARQAAITQEISEIVGGVEALSSAGSDM